The Phycisphaeraceae bacterium genome contains the following window.
TCGCAACACATGGACTTCAATGGAACTGGTTCCGATTCCCCACTCCTTACACCATCTTCCAGATGATCGATGTCATCGGAGGCTGGACAGTCGCAGGCGTGGTCATTGGTGCGATTGCCGGTCATGGCACGCACACATCCAGGCCTGTCGCTGCGCCTGTGCACCCCACGGAATAAGATCATGCGTGCCTGATGATCCAGATCCGTATCGACCCGGCGACCTGGACGCGGAGGGGTTTCTCCCCGCCGACGCGCCGCCGCCCTGGGGCACGGAATCCCGCGATGAGCGACTGCTCCGGCTCAACCGTGCCGCACGCAACCTCCCGCCAGCGCCGGGCGTGTATCTGATGAAGGACGCTACGGGCGTTGTCATTTACATCGGCAAAGCAACACGCCTCTGCGATCGCGTTTCGAGTTACTTTCTTCAATCGACCGAGCTCGGCCCGCGCAAAAACCCCATGCTCGACACGGTTCACTCGTTCGATACTCTCATCTGCGAAACCGAGTGGGAAGCCCTGCTCGCCGAAAGTCGCCTGATCAAAGACGTCAAACCGAAGTTCAACGAACGGCAGACCGACGATAAGACATTCCCGTATCTCGTCGTCACGCAACGAGAGGATTTTCCGCGAGTCTTCATCACGCGCAACCCCGCCGGCATCGACGACAAAACCGGCGCGCAACTGCCCGAGTTCAAGGGAGCGCGCGTCTTTGGTCCATTTACAAATTCTCAGGCCTTGCGCGAGGCCATTCATTACTTGCAGCAGGTCTTCAAATTTCGTACATGCTCGCTCGACATCAAGGCGGGCGACCCAAAGAACCACTTCTTTCGCCCTTGCCTGCTGCACGCCATCGGGCAGTGTACAGCGCCATGCAACGATTCAATATCGCCCGATGCCTATGGCGCAGACATCGACCGCTTCATCCGCTTCCTCGGCTCGCGACGCAGCGTCATGCTCCGCGAGTTGCGACAGGAAATGACCGATGCAGCCGCGACAATGAACTATGAAAAGGCCGCCACCTTGCGCGATCAGATCTCGGCAATCGAAAAACTCGATCAACGCGCCAGTCTCAACGATCAATGGCAGCCCGAAGCCGAAATCGGCTACATCGAGCCCGAAAAGGCACTCCGAAGCCTCGCCAAAACCCTCGCCCTCGATCGCCCCATCCGCTGCATCGAGGGCATCGACATCGCCCACCTGCAGGGCGGCGAAACCGTCGGAAGCAAAGTATGTTTCATCGACGCCCGCCCGTTCCGCGATCAGTACCGCCGCTATCGCATCCGCAGCGTCGAAGGCGGCAACGACGACTACGCCAGCATCCGCGAGGTCGTCAGCCGCCGCTATCGCGAAGCCGGCGCAGGCCACGAACTCTACCCCGATCTCATTCTCAT
Protein-coding sequences here:
- a CDS encoding UvrB/UvrC motif-containing protein produces the protein MKDATGVVIYIGKATRLCDRVSSYFLQSTELGPRKNPMLDTVHSFDTLICETEWEALLAESRLIKDVKPKFNERQTDDKTFPYLVVTQREDFPRVFITRNPAGIDDKTGAQLPEFKGARVFGPFTNSQALREAIHYLQQVFKFRTCSLDIKAGDPKNHFFRPCLLHAIGQCTAPCNDSISPDAYGADIDRFIRFLGSRRSVMLRELRQEMTDAAATMNYEKAATLRDQISAIEKLDQRASLNDQWQPEAEIGYIEPEKALRSLAKTLALDRPIRCIEGIDIAHLQGGETVGSKVCFIDARPFRDQYRRYRIRSVEGGNDDYASIREVVSRRYREAGAGHELYPDLILIDGGLGQLHAALEAFATLQIPPPMVISLAKKEELIYTQQRSAPIRLGRNNPGLRLCQQIRDEAHRFAQHYHHILRRKKSLEE